A window of the Natronomonas salina genome harbors these coding sequences:
- a CDS encoding helix-turn-helix transcriptional regulator → MPISIDNFEDVPGDILDIKEGTQPYRILQFLSQHDAQAFTQTEIHEATDIKRGSVGAALSRLEDRGLVRHRGRYWAIAEDDRLASYAAQTQASSISTTDDYYGEE, encoded by the coding sequence ATGCCTATTAGCATCGACAACTTCGAAGACGTCCCAGGGGACATACTCGACATCAAGGAGGGGACACAGCCCTATCGCATCCTCCAGTTTCTCTCCCAACACGATGCTCAGGCGTTCACCCAAACGGAAATCCACGAGGCGACCGATATCAAGCGCGGCAGTGTCGGCGCCGCGCTGTCACGCCTAGAAGATCGCGGGCTTGTCCGCCACCGGGGACGATACTGGGCTATCGCTGAGGACGACCGACTGGCCTCTTATGCGGCCCAGACACAGGCGAGCTCGATTTCGACCACTGATGATTACTATGGAGAAGAATAG
- the aglM gene encoding UDP-glucose 6-dehydrogenase AglM, whose translation MNVSVVGSGYVGTTLAACLADLGHDVTAIDIDEETVDRLNEGETTIHEPGLDPLVSAYAGTSLQATTDHAAAVDTDLTFLAVETPAREDGSIDPTALLAAAEDVGEAIADKDGYHLVVVKSTVLPNVIEEELVPTIEDASGKVAGEDIGIAVNPEFQREGSAVDDFMNPDKIVVGTEDDGQALDRLAELYEPLITDWDVPTVETGRKEAAMIKYANNTFLAAKISLINDLGNVCKEFGVDTYEVADAIGLDDRIGAKFLQSGVGWGGSCFPKDTAALVSAANEEDYSPAMVEAAIEINEVQPQRLLALLDDHADVDGKRVAVMGLAFKPGTDDIRGSRAKPVIEGLQDRGADVVAYDPLAADVMAEEYPDVEYVESAAEALDDAHAAAFVTDWPEFADLDDEFDAMADPVVVDGRRIVSRREGLTYEGLTW comes from the coding sequence ATGAACGTCAGCGTCGTCGGGAGCGGGTACGTCGGCACCACGCTCGCGGCCTGTCTTGCAGACCTCGGTCACGATGTCACGGCCATCGACATCGACGAGGAGACGGTCGACCGTCTCAACGAGGGCGAGACCACCATCCACGAACCCGGCCTTGACCCCCTGGTCTCTGCGTACGCGGGCACTAGTCTACAGGCGACGACGGACCACGCAGCGGCCGTCGATACGGATCTCACGTTCCTCGCCGTCGAGACACCAGCCCGTGAAGATGGGTCTATCGACCCGACTGCACTGCTCGCCGCCGCGGAGGACGTCGGTGAAGCCATCGCCGACAAAGACGGCTACCACCTCGTCGTTGTGAAGTCAACCGTCCTGCCGAACGTCATCGAGGAAGAACTCGTTCCCACCATCGAGGACGCCTCGGGTAAGGTCGCCGGTGAAGATATCGGCATCGCGGTCAACCCCGAGTTCCAGCGTGAAGGCAGCGCTGTCGACGACTTCATGAACCCCGACAAAATCGTCGTCGGGACCGAGGACGACGGCCAAGCGCTCGACCGCCTCGCCGAACTCTACGAACCGCTCATCACCGACTGGGACGTCCCCACGGTCGAGACGGGTCGCAAGGAGGCGGCGATGATCAAGTACGCCAACAACACGTTCCTGGCGGCGAAGATCAGCCTCATAAACGACCTCGGGAACGTCTGCAAGGAGTTCGGCGTCGACACCTACGAGGTCGCCGACGCCATCGGCCTCGACGACCGCATCGGTGCGAAGTTCCTCCAGTCCGGGGTAGGGTGGGGGGGTTCGTGCTTCCCAAAAGACACCGCAGCACTCGTCTCAGCTGCAAACGAGGAAGATTACTCTCCTGCGATGGTCGAGGCAGCAATCGAGATCAACGAGGTCCAGCCCCAGCGTCTCCTTGCCCTCCTCGACGACCACGCCGATGTCGACGGCAAGCGAGTTGCGGTGATGGGCCTGGCGTTCAAGCCGGGGACGGACGACATCCGCGGGTCACGCGCGAAACCGGTCATCGAAGGGCTACAGGACCGCGGGGCAGATGTCGTTGCCTACGACCCACTCGCGGCGGACGTGATGGCCGAGGAATATCCTGACGTCGAATACGTGGAGTCGGCAGCCGAGGCTCTCGACGACGCGCACGCGGCCGCGTTCGTCACCGACTGGCCAGAGTTCGCCGACCTCGACGACGAATTCGACGCGATGGCCGACCCTGTCGTCGTCGACGGGCGGCGAATCGTGTCTCGGCGTGAGGGCCTCACCTACGAAGGGTTGACCTGGTGA
- a CDS encoding NAD-dependent epimerase/dehydratase family protein, with protein sequence MSIVVTGADGYLGWPTALRIADGTDERVVLVDNFARREWVESVGSTSAVPIGSIDERIEAAEEVHDLSNLSFVEADLTERAAVDELLSVHEPSVVVHTAAQPSAPYSQINGERANYTQHNNLQATRNLLWGLHEHDLSDTHFIETTTTGVYGAPEFPIPEGGATMENQGERDEVPFPAMAGSWYHLTKSHDAANMRLAHKQFDLPISDVRTAIIYGTETEETSADDRLATRFDFDYYFGVVAHRFCAQAIAGYPMTVYGKGEQRKPFIALEDAVEGLAQLALSETDSRPDDHVVYNQVTRAISIVEVAETIADVSDEYDLDVEVEHFENPREEDETHKMEMEHDRYDDLIGGQSTTFEEGVRSILGTLVDHEDRITAREDRFLPGVLTDDE encoded by the coding sequence GTGTCAATCGTAGTTACCGGTGCCGACGGGTACCTCGGATGGCCGACCGCACTTCGCATCGCCGACGGGACCGACGAGCGCGTCGTCCTCGTCGACAACTTCGCGCGCCGAGAGTGGGTCGAATCAGTCGGCTCGACGAGCGCCGTCCCGATCGGCAGCATCGACGAGCGAATCGAAGCCGCCGAGGAGGTCCACGACCTCTCGAACCTCTCGTTCGTCGAAGCCGACCTCACCGAGCGTGCGGCCGTCGACGAGCTCCTGTCCGTCCACGAACCTTCGGTCGTCGTCCACACGGCGGCCCAGCCCTCGGCGCCGTACTCCCAGATCAACGGCGAGCGCGCGAACTATACCCAGCACAACAACCTCCAGGCGACGCGGAACCTGCTGTGGGGGCTCCACGAACACGACCTCTCGGACACCCACTTCATCGAGACGACCACCACGGGTGTCTACGGCGCTCCCGAGTTCCCCATCCCGGAAGGCGGTGCGACCATGGAGAACCAGGGCGAGCGCGACGAGGTCCCGTTCCCGGCGATGGCTGGCAGCTGGTATCACCTCACCAAAAGCCACGACGCGGCGAACATGCGGCTCGCACACAAGCAGTTCGACCTCCCGATCTCCGACGTCCGGACCGCCATCATCTACGGGACCGAGACCGAGGAGACTTCTGCCGACGATCGACTGGCGACGCGCTTCGACTTCGACTACTACTTCGGCGTCGTCGCCCACCGCTTCTGCGCGCAGGCCATCGCCGGCTACCCGATGACGGTCTACGGGAAGGGCGAGCAGCGCAAGCCGTTCATCGCGCTCGAGGACGCCGTCGAGGGCCTCGCACAGCTCGCGCTCTCGGAGACCGACTCCCGTCCCGACGACCACGTCGTCTACAACCAGGTCACGCGCGCGATTAGCATCGTCGAGGTCGCCGAGACCATCGCGGACGTCTCCGACGAGTACGACCTCGACGTCGAGGTCGAACACTTCGAGAACCCCCGCGAAGAGGACGAGACCCACAAGATGGAGATGGAGCACGACCGCTACGATGATCTCATCGGCGGGCAGTCCACGACGTTCGAGGAGGGTGTCCGGAGCATCCTCGGGACCCTCGTCGACCACGAGGACCGAATCACCGCCCGCGAGGATCGCTTCCTCCCGGGCGTCCTGACCGATGATGAGTGA
- a CDS encoding NAD-dependent epimerase/dehydratase family protein translates to MSDDGLRVLVTGGCGYIGSALIPQLLDDDQVGEVVVVDSLIDGSPRNLAGCLGDDLRFRRGDVRVYGDVESATRNIDRIVHLAAITGADSTHDRRGETFAVNQDGTENVLTAARKFDVETIVFASSCNNYGRAASTDIDEETEQNPLNPYAESKVESEELLQEAVDEHGIDATALRMSTVYGWSPGIRFNLVVNHFVFRALTDRPLTVYGDGSNWRPFIHVQDAARAYASAVLEPDEWPEFVYNVGSNEGNYRISEIAEIVREELDYELDITYLEDEHPGPSYHVNFDRLSETGFETEWTLREGIQDVAEQMARKNREMIET, encoded by the coding sequence ATGAGTGACGACGGGCTTCGCGTTCTGGTCACAGGTGGCTGCGGGTACATCGGCAGTGCGCTGATTCCCCAGCTTCTCGACGACGACCAGGTCGGCGAGGTCGTCGTCGTCGACTCGTTGATTGATGGTTCCCCCCGGAACCTCGCGGGCTGTCTCGGCGACGACCTCCGGTTCCGTCGCGGCGACGTCCGGGTGTACGGTGACGTCGAGAGTGCGACGCGGAACATCGACCGCATCGTCCACCTCGCGGCGATCACCGGCGCCGATTCAACACACGACCGACGAGGAGAGACGTTCGCCGTCAACCAGGACGGCACGGAGAACGTTCTCACGGCCGCCCGGAAGTTCGACGTCGAGACGATCGTCTTCGCTTCCTCGTGTAACAACTACGGGCGGGCGGCCAGCACGGATATCGACGAGGAGACCGAACAGAACCCGCTGAACCCCTACGCGGAGTCGAAGGTCGAATCCGAGGAGTTGCTTCAGGAGGCTGTCGACGAACACGGCATTGACGCTACTGCACTCCGGATGAGCACGGTCTATGGGTGGTCACCAGGGATTCGATTCAACCTCGTGGTGAACCACTTTGTGTTCCGGGCGCTGACCGACCGACCGCTGACCGTTTACGGTGACGGGAGCAACTGGCGACCGTTCATCCACGTACAGGACGCCGCTCGGGCGTACGCGAGTGCCGTCCTGGAACCCGATGAGTGGCCTGAGTTCGTCTATAACGTCGGTTCGAACGAGGGGAACTACCGCATCTCAGAGATTGCTGAGATTGTCCGCGAGGAACTCGACTATGAGCTTGACATTACCTACCTCGAGGACGAGCATCCAGGGCCGTCCTATCACGTGAACTTCGATCGGCTCTCGGAGACCGGCTTCGAGACGGAATGGACGCTTCGTGAGGGAATCCAGGACGTGGCCGAACAGATGGCTCGGAAAAATAGAGAGATGATCGAAACATGA
- a CDS encoding NAD-dependent epimerase/dehydratase family protein encodes MTDTATERYDGSGTPKIAVTGAAGYIGSRVVDRLQATHPDWEITALDNFYLGKVDSIGDVNIQHVDIRNRHRLEEAIEGADVVLHLAAVSGVDDCEEHADLAYEVNVTGTNNVAWFCRRTGAALTFPFSMAVLGDPESFPITVDLPRQPMNWYGRTKYISERSIETFAKGSFPAHQLMKSNLYGEHEINGTAVSKSTVINFFVSRVEAGEPLTVYEPGSQSRNFIHVKDVARSYVRSAERLLDQLEAGETGSAAYEIAGTEDPSVMEVAQKVQRIAGEELGEEPEVKLVENPRAAETNVEDFTVDISKAKSELGWEPTHTVEESIRDLLQRRA; translated from the coding sequence ATGACGGACACAGCAACCGAACGTTACGACGGGAGTGGTACACCAAAAATCGCGGTAACGGGAGCCGCTGGCTACATCGGCAGCCGGGTAGTGGATCGCCTGCAGGCGACGCATCCCGATTGGGAGATAACCGCTCTGGACAACTTCTATCTCGGCAAGGTCGACTCAATTGGTGACGTCAACATCCAGCACGTCGACATCCGCAACAGACACCGCCTGGAAGAAGCGATTGAAGGTGCGGACGTCGTCCTTCACCTGGCCGCGGTGAGTGGGGTCGACGACTGTGAGGAGCACGCTGATCTCGCCTACGAGGTGAACGTCACCGGGACAAACAACGTGGCCTGGTTCTGTCGTCGGACGGGCGCGGCGCTGACGTTCCCGTTCAGCATGGCCGTTTTGGGTGACCCCGAGTCGTTCCCTATCACTGTCGACCTGCCACGGCAGCCGATGAACTGGTATGGGCGAACGAAGTACATCAGCGAACGGTCCATCGAGACGTTCGCTAAGGGATCGTTCCCCGCCCACCAGCTGATGAAGTCGAATCTCTACGGCGAACACGAGATCAATGGGACGGCCGTCTCGAAGTCGACGGTGATCAACTTCTTCGTCAGCCGTGTGGAAGCCGGAGAGCCCCTGACGGTATACGAACCAGGGTCGCAGTCGCGGAACTTCATCCATGTCAAGGACGTTGCCCGGTCGTACGTCCGGAGTGCAGAGCGTCTGCTCGACCAGCTTGAGGCCGGCGAGACGGGGTCGGCGGCATACGAAATTGCCGGTACGGAAGATCCATCGGTGATGGAGGTCGCCCAGAAGGTCCAGCGCATCGCTGGTGAGGAACTCGGTGAAGAACCGGAGGTGAAGCTCGTCGAGAATCCCCGGGCTGCTGAGACGAACGTCGAGGACTTCACCGTCGACATCTCGAAGGCGAAGTCGGAACTCGGGTGGGAGCCGACCCACACGGTCGAGGAGTCCATCCGAGACCTGCTTCAGCGGCGGGCCTGA
- a CDS encoding TrmB family transcriptional regulator — translation MDPNREPTDLLQELDLKEYEAKALARLLRSGRTTAPDIAEATGIPNARIYGVLDSLADRGFIEVIPGRPKHYQPKAPGEILDRAKENRRQQFEDFRGEVDEMRPGFLEVFEPMYEQAEEAVSPISELFHVVDVGEPSETETRRLYRIADDSVYVITNSFAYFDDVEPAVANALEEGIDVSVLFLNPELLPEENVPHQEAIVERIESEYPAIDFRFSEEVLPWRGTFVDPSMDYGSGQAIFLVEETDVPDYKRQAAITENGSFVAGMKRYFDLIWEYESFE, via the coding sequence ATGGATCCGAATCGCGAACCGACCGACCTTTTGCAGGAACTCGACCTCAAGGAGTATGAGGCGAAGGCCCTGGCTCGGTTGTTGCGCTCCGGGCGAACCACGGCGCCCGATATCGCCGAGGCAACCGGTATCCCGAATGCCCGCATCTACGGCGTGCTCGATTCGCTGGCCGACCGCGGCTTCATCGAGGTCATCCCCGGGCGGCCGAAGCACTATCAGCCGAAGGCACCCGGGGAGATCCTCGACCGGGCGAAGGAGAACCGCCGCCAGCAGTTCGAGGATTTCCGCGGCGAGGTCGACGAGATGCGTCCAGGCTTCCTTGAGGTGTTCGAGCCGATGTACGAGCAGGCCGAGGAGGCCGTCTCCCCGATCTCCGAGCTGTTCCACGTCGTCGACGTCGGCGAGCCCAGCGAGACCGAGACGCGACGTCTCTATCGCATCGCCGACGACAGTGTCTACGTCATCACCAACAGCTTCGCGTACTTCGATGATGTAGAGCCTGCCGTCGCGAACGCGCTGGAGGAGGGTATCGACGTCTCGGTGCTCTTTTTGAATCCCGAGCTACTACCAGAGGAGAACGTACCTCACCAGGAGGCCATCGTCGAGCGGATCGAATCGGAGTATCCGGCTATCGACTTCCGGTTCAGCGAGGAGGTGCTGCCGTGGCGCGGGACGTTCGTCGACCCGAGTATGGACTACGGCTCCGGACAAGCGATCTTCCTCGTCGAAGAGACCGACGTTCCCGATTACAAGCGCCAGGCCGCGATCACGGAGAACGGGTCGTTCGTCGCGGGGATGAAACGCTACTTCGATCTGATCTGGGAGTACGAGAGCTTCGAGTAG
- the aglG gene encoding glucosyl-dolichyl phosphate glucuronosyltransferase, whose translation MRVSVVLCEHSMERYDDFTEAANAVLSQTYDDVELVVVIDGNETVYERALEDFDDRNDVIVECNDENVGLLTSRNRGAELATGDVVAFIDDDAVPAGDWIELLVEGYEQRDALAVGGKMTPRWVAGKPSYLPAEFYWLVGVTQRGFADGPCEVRNTFGSNISFRRDVFLELGGFESDVGGRQGDANLQGGETELCARLQAEYGEGVWYIPDAEVEHKVFAYRTEVGWLLNRAFWQGYSKRGMEVFVDESTDEEFDFLGQLVTEFVPARTKELVDAPSIEKALQFVMMFVFTALVGFGYLYGLVKWRGQP comes from the coding sequence ATGCGAGTTTCGGTGGTGCTCTGTGAGCATTCGATGGAGCGGTACGACGATTTCACCGAAGCTGCGAATGCTGTTCTCTCGCAAACGTACGACGACGTCGAACTCGTGGTCGTCATCGACGGCAACGAGACCGTCTACGAGCGGGCTCTCGAGGACTTCGACGACCGGAATGACGTCATCGTCGAGTGTAACGATGAGAACGTGGGGTTGCTGACGAGCCGCAACCGCGGGGCAGAGTTAGCAACTGGCGACGTGGTGGCTTTCATCGACGACGATGCGGTCCCGGCCGGCGACTGGATTGAACTGCTCGTCGAAGGCTACGAGCAACGGGACGCTCTCGCCGTCGGCGGGAAGATGACGCCCCGCTGGGTGGCTGGGAAGCCGTCGTATCTCCCTGCTGAATTCTACTGGTTGGTCGGCGTCACCCAGCGCGGCTTCGCGGACGGGCCGTGTGAGGTCCGGAACACCTTCGGGTCCAACATCTCGTTTCGTCGTGACGTCTTCCTCGAGTTGGGTGGTTTCGAGAGCGACGTAGGCGGTCGGCAAGGTGATGCCAACCTCCAGGGTGGTGAGACGGAACTCTGTGCCCGATTACAGGCCGAGTACGGCGAGGGCGTCTGGTACATCCCGGACGCGGAGGTCGAACACAAGGTCTTCGCGTACCGCACGGAGGTGGGGTGGCTCCTCAATCGAGCCTTCTGGCAGGGGTACTCCAAACGTGGGATGGAAGTGTTCGTCGATGAGTCGACCGATGAGGAGTTCGACTTCCTCGGCCAGTTGGTGACCGAGTTCGTCCCAGCCCGGACGAAGGAGCTGGTGGACGCACCCTCCATCGAGAAGGCACTGCAGTTCGTGATGATGTTCGTCTTCACCGCGCTGGTCGGCTTCGGGTACCTCTATGGGCTCGTCAAGTGGCGTGGCCAACCATGA
- a CDS encoding glycosyltransferase: protein MTSDEHYDVVIGTTRAGAIVGTAVSIAKGIPLVVDHVDPIRQFYETESGPLPHIVERLENLAFRRAAHVLYVYPEEESRLRTRADSYSMTDLGVDYQRFAEPSEDAIATARDRIGDIEDNVAVYVGGLEPIYRIEAMLEAVEHLDNWTLLVAGTGSLESEVETAADQSASIRYLGTVPHEDVPGYLSLSDVGIALVDDPHTLKVLEYGAAGLPVVQLAGRAESRFGGLVTYTDPGPEAIPEAIREAGRSETGEALRTYVRHFDWGRIAEQYARAITTVK from the coding sequence GTGACGAGCGACGAGCACTACGATGTCGTCATCGGGACGACCCGTGCTGGTGCTATCGTCGGGACAGCTGTCTCGATCGCGAAGGGCATCCCGCTGGTCGTCGATCACGTCGATCCCATCCGTCAGTTCTACGAGACGGAGTCGGGACCGCTGCCGCACATCGTCGAGCGCCTCGAGAACCTTGCGTTCCGACGTGCAGCGCATGTCCTCTATGTCTATCCCGAGGAGGAATCCCGGCTTCGAACGCGTGCGGACTCGTACTCGATGACCGACCTCGGCGTCGACTATCAGCGGTTCGCCGAACCGTCAGAGGATGCCATTGCAACCGCCCGTGACCGGATCGGCGATATTGAAGACAACGTGGCCGTGTACGTCGGTGGGCTCGAACCGATCTATCGTATCGAGGCGATGCTCGAGGCCGTCGAGCATCTTGATAATTGGACGTTGCTCGTCGCCGGGACGGGATCGCTGGAGTCGGAGGTCGAGACTGCAGCCGACCAGTCGGCGTCGATCCGGTATCTCGGGACGGTTCCCCACGAGGACGTCCCGGGATATCTCTCGCTGTCGGACGTGGGAATCGCGCTGGTCGACGACCCGCACACACTGAAGGTGTTGGAGTATGGCGCGGCCGGACTGCCGGTCGTCCAGTTGGCTGGCCGGGCCGAGTCGCGGTTCGGTGGCCTGGTGACCTACACGGATCCGGGCCCGGAGGCGATTCCCGAGGCGATTCGAGAAGCGGGTCGGTCAGAGACTGGCGAAGCTCTGCGAACGTACGTCCGACACTTCGACTGGGGTCGCATCGCCGAGCAGTACGCTCGAGCTATCACAACCGTGAAATAG
- a CDS encoding sulfatase — translation MRDVLLVTIDSLRADHLHCMGYDRETTPEIDALADDGHLFEETYAHACSTRPSFPSILSSSHALNHGGFERMTEGRTMLAEVFDDAGYDTAGFHSNLYLSADFDYDRGFDTFYDSKTDPSATARLRQFVKDNLDQNGAIYQFLASAFDTAERQAGVNIGSAYESADDTTDRALEWVEETEDAESRFLWVHYMDVHHPYVPPERYQREFRDDPISETESIKLRRKMIEEPENVTEAERQDIIDLYDAEIRFNDAEIGRLVSGIRGAWGDDPLIAVTADHGEEFQDHGRFSHYATFYDEVLHVPLVLAGVDGSGRHDDLVGLQDVPATLVDYAGLEQPEAFDGYSLRSLLEDDDWPRTHIVADWGNREDEQRFAYRDHEWKLIQRNSGDELYHLTDDPEERQNVFDEHPEVVERLSEVLDEHKQAVRANSESMVEADMDEDVKERLRDLGYAE, via the coding sequence ATGAGGGATGTCCTGCTGGTCACGATCGATTCGCTCCGTGCAGATCACCTCCACTGCATGGGCTACGACCGGGAGACGACCCCGGAGATAGACGCGCTGGCCGATGACGGACACCTGTTCGAGGAGACGTACGCACACGCCTGCAGTACCCGCCCGTCGTTCCCGTCGATCCTCTCTTCCTCGCACGCGCTCAACCACGGTGGGTTCGAGCGGATGACCGAGGGCCGAACGATGCTCGCCGAAGTCTTCGATGACGCCGGGTACGATACCGCCGGCTTCCACTCGAACCTCTATCTCAGTGCGGACTTCGATTACGACCGCGGGTTCGACACGTTTTACGACTCGAAGACGGACCCCTCGGCGACTGCGCGACTCCGCCAGTTCGTCAAGGACAATCTCGACCAGAATGGCGCCATCTATCAGTTCCTCGCGTCGGCGTTCGATACCGCCGAGCGACAGGCTGGCGTGAACATCGGCTCCGCCTACGAGTCGGCTGACGATACCACCGACCGTGCGCTGGAATGGGTCGAGGAGACCGAGGACGCCGAGTCGCGGTTCCTCTGGGTTCATTACATGGACGTTCACCACCCATACGTCCCGCCCGAGCGATACCAACGGGAGTTCCGGGACGACCCCATCTCTGAGACCGAGTCGATCAAGCTTCGCCGGAAGATGATCGAGGAGCCGGAGAACGTGACCGAGGCGGAGCGGCAGGACATCATCGATCTGTACGACGCGGAGATCCGGTTCAACGACGCCGAGATCGGCCGTCTCGTCAGTGGAATCCGAGGCGCGTGGGGTGATGATCCACTCATCGCAGTCACGGCTGACCACGGCGAGGAGTTCCAGGACCACGGCCGGTTCAGCCACTACGCCACGTTCTACGACGAGGTACTGCACGTCCCGCTCGTCCTCGCGGGCGTCGATGGGTCGGGCCGCCATGACGACCTCGTCGGCCTGCAGGACGTTCCAGCGACGCTCGTCGACTACGCGGGTCTCGAGCAGCCAGAGGCCTTCGATGGCTACTCACTACGGTCGTTGCTTGAGGACGACGACTGGCCACGTACCCACATCGTCGCTGACTGGGGGAACCGCGAGGACGAACAGCGGTTTGCCTACCGGGATCACGAGTGGAAGCTCATCCAGCGCAACTCCGGTGACGAACTCTACCACCTCACCGACGACCCTGAGGAACGGCAGAACGTCTTCGACGAGCATCCCGAGGTCGTCGAACGGTTGAGCGAGGTGCTCGACGAACACAAACAGGCGGTCCGAGCGAACTCTGAGTCGATGGTCGAGGCCGACATGGACGAGGACGTCAAAGAGCGGCTCCGGGATCTCGGCTACGCGGAGTAA
- a CDS encoding glycosyltransferase family 2 protein, protein MADTDAPLVSVVIPTYGRPELVTGAVETVREQTYESIELVLVDDCSPEPIEPRIREMDLDTFEDVRVLRHDDNQGAAAARATGIEAATGEFIAFLDDDDRWAPEKLRTQVEAIRVWGENAGVAYTGMRYVDADGETKREHVPTESGDLTKTLLCRNVVGSYSTVLVRAEAIEEVGLPDSRFPSWQDMEWYVRLSPRTGRSSPSTNR, encoded by the coding sequence ATGGCCGATACGGACGCCCCACTCGTCAGCGTCGTCATCCCGACCTACGGCCGACCGGAGCTGGTGACCGGCGCCGTCGAGACGGTTCGAGAGCAGACCTACGAGTCCATCGAGCTCGTCCTCGTCGACGACTGCTCACCGGAGCCGATCGAACCTCGAATCCGCGAGATGGACCTGGATACGTTCGAGGACGTGCGTGTCCTTCGCCACGACGACAACCAGGGGGCAGCTGCAGCCAGAGCCACGGGTATCGAAGCCGCCACGGGCGAGTTCATCGCGTTCCTCGATGACGATGATCGCTGGGCACCGGAGAAACTACGGACGCAGGTCGAAGCCATCCGGGTATGGGGCGAGAACGCCGGTGTCGCATACACCGGAATGCGGTACGTCGATGCGGACGGCGAGACGAAACGTGAGCACGTCCCGACCGAATCCGGCGATCTCACGAAGACGTTGCTCTGTCGGAACGTCGTCGGTTCGTACTCGACGGTGCTCGTGAGGGCCGAGGCCATCGAGGAGGTCGGCCTCCCGGATTCACGCTTCCCGAGCTGGCAGGACATGGAGTGGTACGTCCGTCTCTCTCCCAGAACTGGGCGTTCGTCGCCGTCGACGAATCGCTGA